In a single window of the Pontibacter russatus genome:
- a CDS encoding two-component regulator propeller domain-containing protein — protein sequence MSIGQVLAASPGQYRFSLIDINSGLSDNQIKSFLKDSRGYIWIGTSSGLNRYDGYKFRVFKYNSNDTTSLLNNNIIRLFEGPGGEIWVQTTAGTCVYDPLTEKFIREQDSLLRKYNLPDAVVEDIVKDAEGNYWFISRGKGLTRYNPSNGASVRLTNAFNDKNTLSTNEVAAVGQNAAGDFWVIHRNGLLEKIHRKTLQVIERNDDLYRRNKKEQFSYSLTVDSDDDLWIYLQNVEAGVFFYDHTRKALSRFHKGAERTQLNNNTIRGVAEAASGTIWVGTDHGGINVIDKKDFSVSYILHNPEVEKSLAHNSINTLYKDREGIIWVGTFKKGVNYYHPNNIRFPHLKHQASLSQSLPYDDVNAFVEDSKGNIWMGTNGGGLVFWDRAADTFTTYRHDAENPASLASDVIVSLLLDSGGTLWVGTYLGGLDEFDGNGFTHYRHQPGDPGSLSDNNIWELYEDEKENLWIGTLRGGLELFDRQTNTFRHSRNGGGEFPVHCDYITALAGDGKGNIWVGGGYGIDVINPETGKSTYFAHDPTDPNSLVSNNITYIHRDTEGHIWIGTTEGLDLYMEKTNSFRHFTAADGLPNDAIVGIVEDAARNLWLSTPNGISNMRLNRKNGMRATFRNFDELDGLQSKAFNENAALLTSRGEVVFGGPNGINLFHPGSIGENHASPRIVFTDFQLFNKSLAVGEPVNGRVLLPQSISATEQLTLKHDENLFSIEFAALNFFHPEKTSYRYILEGFDKEWHTVTNANRRVTYTNLDPGKYTFKVMASNNDGVWNEEGISMQLAVLAPFWLTTEAFFIYALVGVLLLVLVHKMELQKARTKLILEQERREARQLHEFDLMKIKFFTNVSHEFRTPLSLILAPVERLLKTTENKDQLLQFEMINRNARRLLNLVNQLLDFRKIEVEELHLYPSEGNVVKFVEATVQSFSDLSEKKNIALTFKSNVEELQVSFDMDKLEKILFNLLSNAFKFTPDYGNIHVALNSHDNDSSSSGIKLLEIKVKDTGIGIAKENHQKVFERFFRDVVPGNVVNQGSGIGLSITKEFVKIHGGMITLDSAPNQGSCFTVTIPVKEIMPAPVPDGAVVKDATDLVSDVAPVVAEAQPVNSSRSSSPVVLLVEDSEDFRFYLRENLKEHFTILEARDGKDGWQKALAHMPDLIVSDLMMPEVNGIDFCKKIKADARTSHIPFVLLTAHASEDKKLHGLHIGANDYITKPFSFDLLLSRIRNLITQRELLQKVFEKKISVQSSEEKIVSLDDRLIQKAIKVVEENLENADFSVEMLSRELGVSRVHLYKKMVALTKQSPVEFIRKIRLQHAAQFLEKSQLTVAEVAYKVGFNNRKYFTKYFKDEYNILPSQYAESRQKEA from the coding sequence ATGAGCATCGGGCAGGTGCTGGCTGCCAGTCCGGGGCAGTACCGGTTCTCGCTCATCGACATCAACAGCGGGCTCTCGGACAACCAGATCAAGAGCTTCCTCAAAGACAGCAGGGGCTATATCTGGATCGGCACCTCCTCGGGCCTGAACCGCTACGACGGCTACAAGTTCCGGGTGTTCAAATACAACTCCAACGACACCACCTCGCTCCTAAACAACAATATCATCAGACTTTTTGAGGGCCCCGGGGGAGAGATATGGGTGCAGACCACCGCCGGCACCTGCGTCTACGACCCCCTCACGGAGAAGTTTATACGGGAGCAAGACAGCCTGCTGAGGAAATACAACCTGCCGGATGCCGTGGTGGAGGATATCGTGAAAGACGCTGAAGGCAACTACTGGTTTATCAGCAGGGGCAAAGGCCTCACTCGGTATAACCCGTCCAACGGCGCCTCCGTCAGGCTTACGAACGCCTTCAATGATAAAAACACCCTCAGCACCAACGAGGTAGCGGCTGTCGGGCAAAACGCAGCGGGCGATTTCTGGGTCATCCACCGCAACGGCCTGCTAGAGAAAATCCACCGCAAAACGCTGCAGGTGATAGAGCGGAACGATGACCTTTACCGGAGAAATAAAAAAGAGCAGTTCAGCTACTCCCTCACCGTCGACAGCGACGATGACCTGTGGATATACCTGCAGAACGTGGAAGCAGGCGTGTTTTTCTACGACCACACGCGCAAAGCCCTCTCGCGTTTCCATAAGGGCGCGGAGCGCACGCAGCTCAACAACAACACGATACGGGGCGTGGCGGAGGCGGCCAGCGGCACCATTTGGGTCGGCACCGACCACGGGGGCATCAACGTGATCGATAAAAAAGACTTCTCAGTTTCCTATATCCTCCACAACCCCGAGGTGGAGAAGAGCCTGGCGCACAACAGCATCAACACCCTGTATAAAGACAGGGAGGGAATCATATGGGTGGGCACCTTTAAAAAAGGCGTCAACTACTACCACCCCAACAACATCCGCTTCCCGCACCTGAAGCACCAGGCCTCTCTGAGCCAGAGCCTGCCCTACGACGACGTGAACGCATTTGTGGAGGACAGCAAAGGCAATATATGGATGGGCACCAACGGGGGCGGGCTCGTATTCTGGGACAGAGCGGCGGACACCTTCACCACTTACCGGCACGATGCGGAAAATCCAGCCAGCCTGGCCTCGGATGTGATCGTGAGCCTGCTGCTCGACAGCGGCGGCACTCTGTGGGTGGGCACCTACCTCGGCGGCCTCGACGAGTTTGACGGCAACGGTTTTACGCATTACCGGCACCAGCCCGGCGACCCCGGCAGCCTCTCCGACAATAATATATGGGAGCTGTATGAAGACGAAAAAGAGAATCTGTGGATAGGCACCCTGCGCGGCGGCCTCGAACTCTTCGACCGCCAGACGAACACGTTCAGGCACTCGCGCAACGGCGGGGGCGAGTTTCCGGTACACTGCGATTACATCACCGCCCTGGCTGGCGACGGCAAAGGCAATATATGGGTAGGCGGCGGCTACGGCATCGATGTGATTAACCCGGAAACGGGCAAGAGCACCTACTTCGCCCACGACCCGACGGACCCGAACAGCCTGGTCAGCAACAACATCACCTACATTCACCGCGACACTGAAGGCCATATATGGATCGGCACCACCGAGGGGCTCGATTTATATATGGAGAAGACGAATTCGTTCCGGCATTTCACCGCGGCCGACGGCCTGCCCAACGACGCCATTGTCGGCATAGTGGAGGACGCCGCCAGAAACCTGTGGCTCTCCACCCCAAACGGCATTTCCAACATGCGCCTCAACCGGAAAAACGGCATGAGGGCCACCTTCCGCAACTTCGACGAGCTGGATGGTCTGCAGAGCAAGGCGTTTAACGAGAATGCCGCGCTGCTGACAAGCAGGGGCGAGGTAGTCTTTGGCGGCCCGAACGGCATCAACCTGTTCCACCCCGGCAGCATCGGCGAGAACCACGCCTCGCCGCGCATCGTGTTCACCGATTTTCAGCTGTTCAACAAAAGCCTGGCCGTGGGGGAGCCGGTGAACGGGCGCGTGCTGCTACCCCAGTCCATATCCGCCACCGAGCAGCTTACCCTGAAGCACGATGAGAACCTTTTCTCCATTGAGTTTGCGGCGCTCAACTTCTTCCACCCCGAAAAAACAAGCTACCGCTATATACTGGAGGGCTTTGACAAGGAGTGGCACACCGTTACGAATGCCAACAGGCGCGTGACCTATACCAACCTCGACCCGGGAAAGTACACGTTTAAAGTGATGGCCTCCAACAACGACGGCGTCTGGAACGAGGAAGGCATCAGTATGCAGCTGGCGGTGCTGGCCCCGTTCTGGCTCACCACCGAGGCCTTTTTTATATATGCGCTGGTGGGGGTTTTGCTGCTGGTGCTGGTGCATAAAATGGAACTGCAGAAGGCCCGGACAAAACTGATACTGGAGCAGGAGCGGCGGGAGGCCCGGCAGCTGCACGAGTTCGATCTGATGAAGATAAAGTTCTTTACCAACGTGAGCCATGAGTTCCGGACGCCGCTCTCGCTCATACTGGCTCCGGTGGAGCGCCTGCTCAAAACCACGGAGAACAAGGACCAACTGCTTCAGTTCGAGATGATAAACCGGAACGCCCGCCGCCTGCTCAACCTCGTGAACCAACTGCTCGACTTCCGCAAGATTGAGGTGGAGGAACTGCACTTATATCCTTCGGAGGGCAATGTGGTGAAGTTTGTGGAGGCCACGGTGCAGTCCTTCTCCGATCTGTCGGAGAAAAAGAACATCGCTCTGACATTTAAATCGAATGTGGAGGAACTGCAGGTGTCGTTTGACATGGACAAGCTGGAGAAAATCCTGTTCAACCTGCTGTCGAACGCCTTCAAGTTCACGCCCGACTACGGCAATATCCACGTGGCGCTCAACTCCCACGACAACGACTCTTCCTCCTCCGGCATCAAGCTACTGGAGATAAAAGTGAAGGACACGGGCATCGGCATCGCCAAAGAAAACCACCAGAAAGTGTTTGAGCGCTTCTTCCGCGACGTGGTGCCGGGCAATGTCGTGAACCAGGGCAGCGGCATCGGGTTGTCTATCACCAAAGAGTTTGTGAAAATACACGGCGGCATGATCACCCTCGACAGCGCCCCGAACCAGGGCAGCTGCTTTACGGTGACCATTCCGGTGAAAGAAATTATGCCTGCGCCGGTGCCGGACGGGGCGGTAGTGAAGGATGCGACCGACCTTGTTTCGGACGTGGCGCCTGTGGTGGCCGAAGCGCAGCCCGTTAACAGTTCCCGCAGCAGTTCGCCGGTCGTGCTGCTGGTGGAGGACAGCGAGGATTTCCGCTTTTACCTGCGGGAGAACCTGAAAGAGCACTTCACCATCCTGGAGGCCCGGGACGGCAAAGACGGCTGGCAGAAGGCGCTGGCGCACATGCCGGACCTGATTGTGAGCGACCTGATGATGCCGGAGGTGAACGGGATCGACTTCTGCAAAAAAATCAAGGCCGATGCGCGCACCTCCCATATCCCGTTTGTGCTGCTGACCGCACATGCTTCCGAGGATAAAAAGCTGCATGGCCTGCACATCGGGGCCAACGACTATATCACCAAACCGTTCAGTTTCGACCTGCTGCTCTCGCGCATCCGCAACCTGATTACGCAGCGCGAACTGCTGCAGAAGGTGTTCGAGAAGAAAATCAGTGTGCAGTCGAGCGAGGAGAAAATCGTGTCGCTGGACGACAGACTGATTCAGAAAGCCATCAAAGTGGTGGAGGAGAACCTTGAAAATGCCGATTTCTCGGTGGAGATGCTGAGCCGCGAGTTGGGAGTGAGCCGGGTGCATCTGTATAAAAAGATGGTGGCCCTCACCAAGCAGTCGCCGGTGGAGTTTATCCGGAAGATCAGGCTGCAGCACGCGGCGCAGTTCCTCGAGAAAAGCCAGCTGACGGTGGCGGAGGTGGCCTATAAAGTGGGCTTCAACAACCGGAAGTACTTCACCAAGTATTTTAAAGACGAGTACAACATCCTGCCCTCGCAGTACGCCGAAAGCAGGCAGAAGGAGGCGTAA
- a CDS encoding polysaccharide deacetylase family protein produces MNRLVLAFALLISVSGCGQKEELTGQTEITKWQDGKNAAISLTYDDGNTNQFAKALPIMNRLQFPATFFIMTGHMPGSQYQGKFIGRPVKEIIAETADTPTNKDNFFERASAAGYLGYKGTMEYHTRAGALVDAGKEEEAYAVMDDLYQKVREGAFEPGVELKNEVAEAEGVTWEKLRAYAAQGHEFASHTITHPRLAALDEANMLYELEKSREDILKQLGPEHTFSAEGPYGTENERVMEYALKLFPATRNRMPAPYLEEINRGSKQQPGASDKEYVQWQRGALTSTPLPLMKSWVDTVAAHQNQWLVLVFHGVDGVGWEALPSSLLEEYFQYMKDKEDKLWVATFGDVTKYMRERMNATVDISENAGKIKVNLSHSLDQEMYDLPLTLKTYVPSAWEAVSVRQGAKEQLVKPEKDANGAFVLYRAVPNTQPVELSGT; encoded by the coding sequence ATGAATCGACTCGTCTTAGCATTTGCTTTGCTCATCAGTGTCAGTGGCTGCGGCCAAAAGGAAGAACTGACAGGACAAACGGAAATCACAAAGTGGCAGGATGGGAAAAATGCCGCCATCTCCCTTACCTACGACGACGGCAACACCAACCAGTTCGCCAAGGCGCTACCGATCATGAACCGGCTGCAGTTTCCCGCCACGTTCTTCATCATGACCGGGCACATGCCGGGGTCGCAGTACCAGGGCAAGTTTATAGGCCGTCCGGTTAAAGAGATTATCGCCGAAACGGCTGACACACCAACCAACAAGGATAATTTTTTTGAGCGGGCCTCTGCGGCAGGGTACTTAGGGTACAAGGGAACTATGGAGTACCACACGCGCGCCGGTGCCCTGGTGGATGCCGGCAAAGAGGAGGAAGCCTACGCCGTGATGGATGACCTGTACCAGAAAGTAAGGGAAGGGGCTTTTGAGCCGGGCGTGGAGCTTAAAAATGAGGTGGCGGAAGCTGAGGGCGTGACCTGGGAAAAGCTGAGAGCATATGCGGCACAGGGCCATGAGTTTGCCAGCCATACCATTACCCACCCCAGGCTGGCGGCGCTGGATGAGGCCAACATGCTGTATGAGTTGGAGAAAAGCAGGGAAGACATTCTGAAGCAGCTGGGCCCGGAGCACACTTTCTCGGCTGAAGGCCCCTACGGGACTGAAAACGAGCGGGTGATGGAATATGCCCTGAAACTCTTCCCCGCCACCCGCAACAGAATGCCGGCGCCCTACCTGGAAGAAATTAACCGGGGAAGCAAACAGCAGCCCGGTGCCTCTGACAAAGAGTATGTGCAATGGCAAAGAGGCGCACTTACCAGCACGCCCCTGCCGCTCATGAAGTCGTGGGTAGACACCGTGGCCGCCCATCAGAACCAGTGGCTGGTGCTGGTCTTCCACGGGGTGGATGGTGTTGGCTGGGAAGCCCTCCCGAGCTCCCTTCTGGAGGAGTATTTCCAGTATATGAAAGACAAGGAGGACAAGCTTTGGGTGGCCACGTTTGGTGATGTGACGAAGTATATGCGAGAAAGGATGAACGCCACCGTGGATATAAGTGAAAATGCAGGCAAGATAAAGGTGAACCTCAGCCACTCGCTGGATCAGGAGATGTACGACCTGCCTCTCACGCTGAAAACCTACGTGCCGTCAGCGTGGGAAGCCGTGAGCGTGCGCCAGGGGGCGAAGGAGCAACTCGTCAAGCCGGAGAAGGATGCGAACGGGGCCTTTGTTTTGTACCGGGCGGTGCCAAACACCCAGCCGGTGGAACTGTCGGGCACGTAA
- a CDS encoding GDSL-type esterase/lipase family protein, with translation MKRHLTIAALACLFVLLNAFAALAQSDIKVACVGNSITEGAGLAQTYPQALQELLGEQYEVRNYGMGGRTLLKKGDYPYWNEAKYEEVLAWNPDIVIIKLGTNDTKPQNWQYKDEFVKDYVKFIKSFKKLPSKPKVYIAYPVPVFEDKFDISKEVMDNEVLPAIKKIARKAKVETIDLYKPFLGKADLTYDGIHPNDAGAALLAQEVYKALQATKAVQAN, from the coding sequence ATGAAAAGACATTTAACCATCGCGGCGCTGGCGTGCCTGTTCGTGCTGCTGAACGCGTTTGCGGCCCTGGCGCAGTCGGATATAAAAGTGGCCTGCGTGGGCAACAGCATCACCGAAGGGGCCGGGCTAGCGCAGACCTACCCGCAGGCGCTGCAGGAGCTGCTGGGCGAGCAGTACGAGGTGCGCAACTACGGCATGGGCGGCCGCACCCTGCTGAAAAAGGGCGACTACCCCTACTGGAACGAGGCGAAGTACGAAGAGGTGCTGGCCTGGAACCCCGACATCGTCATCATCAAACTGGGCACCAACGACACCAAGCCGCAGAACTGGCAATACAAAGACGAGTTCGTGAAGGATTATGTAAAGTTCATCAAGTCCTTCAAAAAGCTGCCTTCCAAGCCAAAGGTATATATAGCCTATCCTGTTCCGGTATTTGAGGATAAGTTTGACATCAGCAAAGAGGTGATGGACAACGAGGTGTTGCCCGCCATCAAAAAGATTGCCCGCAAAGCGAAAGTGGAGACCATCGACCTCTACAAGCCGTTTCTGGGCAAAGCCGATTTGACCTACGACGGCATCCACCCGAACGATGCTGGCGCGGCCCTGCTGGCGCAGGAGGTGTACAAGGCATTGCAGGCCACAAAAGCAGTGCAAGCCAACTAA
- a CDS encoding SusC/RagA family TonB-linked outer membrane protein, which translates to MMKHMYYYSDYIHNPVFKLMKASRLSPLLLAFLFLQSVCGFAQAPLAISGKVVSSEDSQGLPGVSIGVQGTAAGAITDAQGQFQLQAFSDAVLVVSYIGFTTQEVPVNGRTNITVTLRPDDKLLEEVVVTGYGEVRKSEITGAQTTISSESIEKTVNTTIEQAIQGRAAGVYVTQNTGAPGGGISVNIRGVNSIGGTNEPLYVIDGVQIEGEISPSGSNPLSTLNPADIESMEILQGPSATALYGSRATNGVVLITTKRGKAGDIRINYAYLYSVQTPPEKLEVMNLRQYAQMDNEYKSIAGGNVREDFLDPSLLGGGTDWQDELFKSAPMQKHQLSLSGGSEKTTYYLSGEYLDQEGVALGSGFNRASIRLNLDNQAKEWLSIKANINYAQTDESISTTQADVIRMAIQLAPHIPVRNLDGTYGGGIVTATSTGEQFTPPNPVGLAELTQNDLTKRQLLGGLTLGFKITDDLDFSTAFNGNVGFSNSTYFLPTYKFGYQQNTVAVLNNRNSVNTSYNWNQMLTYRKQFDKHSINLMATHEVNESTWKNLFGERRGFQTNEVVDLEAGDEATSVARGGQGTWGMESYLGRAIYNYDERYIITGAFRADGSVNFGPENRWGYFPSVSAAWRVSEEEFFAVPFVSDLRLRYEIGLTGNQGESGAIYGTLTAGPTPWGTAFSARRYPNPNFQWEETKTNNFGINLGLFENRVQIEADYYIKDTDNLILDSSLPWYMGTNGNGSILPPIVNIGSLQNKGWSLTLNTINIDNSSFRWSSNFNLSHFKTEVKSLTTETSQVDKINWWMNNWTQRTVVGQAPWLFYGYIEEGIFESVEEIQNSALPADNNGVEFPIAENSIWVGDVKYRDINGDGIISGEDQTFIGNPWPKYYAGFTNDFSYKGFDLSVLITSTIGNDIYNYLRSENTNPNNINLGRNLFVGAFDYANVQLDAEGNPYLTNPGTVVARMSGGNKNNNFNRHTDKYVEDGSFVRLKNITLNYNLPSSVMEKLKYIKGARIGVSAQNLYTITDYSGYDPEVGSYVGPNADARNASIGVDYGRYPLTPVYSVNVGIDF; encoded by the coding sequence ATGATGAAACACATGTACTATTACAGCGATTATATACATAATCCTGTTTTTAAATTAATGAAAGCGAGCAGGCTATCCCCATTGCTGCTGGCTTTTCTTTTCTTGCAGAGTGTCTGCGGCTTCGCGCAGGCTCCCCTTGCCATCAGCGGCAAGGTGGTTTCTTCGGAAGACAGCCAGGGGCTGCCGGGCGTAAGCATTGGCGTGCAGGGAACAGCTGCCGGTGCGATCACCGATGCCCAGGGCCAGTTCCAGTTGCAGGCGTTTAGCGACGCGGTGCTGGTGGTGTCTTATATCGGTTTCACCACGCAGGAGGTTCCCGTGAACGGAAGAACGAATATTACCGTTACCCTGCGCCCCGATGATAAACTGCTGGAAGAGGTGGTGGTGACGGGTTACGGTGAGGTTCGAAAAAGCGAGATAACAGGGGCGCAGACAACCATTTCTTCAGAATCGATTGAGAAGACTGTGAACACTACCATCGAGCAGGCCATTCAGGGGCGTGCTGCCGGGGTGTATGTAACCCAGAACACCGGTGCGCCAGGTGGCGGTATCTCGGTGAACATCCGGGGGGTTAACTCTATCGGTGGAACCAACGAGCCGCTCTACGTTATCGACGGTGTGCAGATTGAGGGGGAGATTTCTCCTTCCGGCTCAAACCCACTCTCTACCCTAAACCCAGCGGATATCGAAAGCATGGAGATCCTGCAGGGGCCTTCTGCCACGGCGCTATATGGTTCAAGGGCTACAAACGGCGTGGTGTTGATTACCACCAAGCGTGGCAAGGCGGGCGACATCCGTATTAATTACGCCTATCTATATAGCGTACAGACCCCCCCTGAAAAACTGGAGGTGATGAACCTGCGCCAGTACGCCCAGATGGACAACGAGTACAAGTCAATTGCAGGCGGCAATGTGCGCGAGGACTTTCTGGACCCATCGCTGCTGGGCGGGGGAACCGACTGGCAGGATGAGCTCTTCAAGAGCGCGCCGATGCAGAAGCACCAGCTAAGCCTGAGTGGCGGCAGTGAGAAGACAACTTACTATCTGTCAGGGGAATACCTGGACCAGGAGGGCGTCGCCCTGGGCTCTGGCTTCAACCGGGCCTCCATCCGACTGAACCTGGATAACCAGGCGAAGGAGTGGCTTTCTATCAAAGCGAACATCAACTACGCGCAAACAGACGAGAGCATTTCCACAACGCAGGCTGATGTTATTAGGATGGCTATTCAGCTGGCTCCCCACATTCCGGTAAGGAACCTGGACGGTACTTATGGGGGTGGTATTGTAACGGCGACCAGTACAGGAGAACAGTTTACGCCGCCAAACCCCGTCGGACTTGCTGAGCTTACGCAGAATGACCTGACCAAGCGACAGTTGCTGGGAGGCCTGACATTAGGTTTTAAAATCACGGACGATCTGGACTTCAGCACAGCCTTTAACGGAAACGTCGGTTTTTCGAACTCCACGTATTTCCTGCCAACGTACAAATTCGGCTATCAGCAAAACACAGTCGCTGTCCTGAACAACAGAAACAGCGTGAACACCTCCTATAACTGGAACCAGATGCTGACCTACAGAAAGCAGTTTGACAAGCACAGCATCAACCTGATGGCAACGCACGAGGTGAATGAGTCTACCTGGAAAAACCTGTTTGGCGAAAGACGCGGTTTCCAGACGAACGAGGTTGTAGACTTGGAGGCTGGAGACGAGGCGACAAGCGTGGCCAGAGGCGGACAAGGTACGTGGGGAATGGAATCTTACCTGGGCAGAGCCATCTATAACTACGACGAGCGCTATATCATTACGGGCGCTTTCCGTGCGGATGGCTCCGTAAACTTCGGCCCGGAGAACAGATGGGGTTACTTTCCGTCCGTATCAGCTGCCTGGCGCGTGTCTGAGGAGGAGTTCTTCGCAGTTCCTTTTGTAAGCGACCTGCGGTTACGCTACGAGATTGGTCTGACAGGTAACCAGGGAGAGAGTGGAGCCATATATGGTACGCTTACTGCCGGTCCTACGCCCTGGGGCACCGCTTTCTCAGCGAGAAGGTACCCGAACCCGAACTTCCAGTGGGAGGAAACGAAGACCAACAACTTCGGGATAAACCTGGGCTTGTTTGAGAACAGGGTGCAAATAGAGGCTGACTACTATATAAAGGACACTGATAACCTGATTCTGGATAGCTCCCTGCCCTGGTATATGGGCACAAATGGGAATGGCTCGATATTGCCTCCTATCGTTAACATCGGTTCGCTGCAGAACAAGGGCTGGAGCTTAACCCTGAACACCATCAACATCGACAATTCAAGCTTCAGATGGTCGTCTAACTTCAACCTGTCTCACTTCAAAACAGAGGTGAAGAGTTTAACCACCGAAACCAGCCAGGTAGATAAAATCAACTGGTGGATGAACAACTGGACGCAGCGTACGGTGGTAGGACAGGCCCCGTGGTTGTTCTACGGCTATATAGAAGAAGGCATCTTCGAGTCTGTTGAGGAGATTCAGAACAGCGCCCTGCCAGCCGACAACAACGGGGTAGAGTTCCCGATTGCGGAAAACAGCATCTGGGTGGGCGATGTGAAGTACCGCGATATCAACGGAGATGGCATCATCTCCGGCGAGGACCAGACCTTTATCGGTAACCCCTGGCCAAAATACTATGCCGGTTTCACTAACGATTTCTCTTACAAGGGCTTTGACCTGAGCGTCCTGATCACCAGCACCATCGGAAATGACATCTACAACTACCTGCGCAGCGAGAACACCAACCCGAACAACATTAACCTGGGTCGCAACCTGTTCGTGGGCGCATTCGACTATGCCAATGTGCAGTTAGACGCGGAAGGGAACCCCTATCTTACAAATCCAGGTACGGTTGTAGCCCGAATGTCGGGAGGCAATAAAAACAACAACTTCAACCGTCATACCGACAAGTACGTGGAGGATGGTTCATTTGTAAGACTCAAGAACATCACGCTGAATTACAACCTGCCATCTTCCGTGATGGAAAAACTGAAGTACATTAAAGGAGCGAGAATCGGGGTAAGCGCACAAAACCTTTACACCATCACAGACTACTCTGGTTATGACCCTGAAGTTGGTTCTTATGTAGGGCCGAACGCAGATGCAAGAAATGCCTCCATAGGGGTAGATTATGGCCGTTATCCACTAACACCGGTTTATTCTGTGAACGTTGGCATTGATTTTTAA
- a CDS encoding 3-keto-disaccharide hydrolase, with product MKKTALAAVALGLLTFTHAQAQETPKPPKMVPEMTEFWEPEVRVVTPGATSTEAPSDAIILVNGKDLSQWKAKAGGGEAKWQVKDNAFTVGKGDISTKKEFGDFQLHVEWSAPDEVKGESQGRGNSGIFLQDRYELQVLDNYKNRTYANGQAGSIYKQHRPLVNAMRKPTEWNTYDIIYTAPRFKEDGSLFTPAQVTVLHNGVLVQNDVDLKGPTEYIGLPEYKAHGKAPITLQDHGNPVQYRNIWIREL from the coding sequence CTGAAGAAAACCGCGCTAGCCGCCGTGGCCCTTGGGCTGCTGACATTCACCCACGCACAGGCTCAGGAAACGCCAAAGCCGCCCAAGATGGTGCCCGAAATGACTGAGTTCTGGGAGCCGGAGGTGCGCGTGGTGACACCGGGCGCCACCAGCACAGAGGCCCCTTCTGATGCCATCATTCTTGTTAATGGGAAAGACCTTTCGCAGTGGAAAGCCAAGGCCGGCGGTGGTGAGGCCAAGTGGCAGGTGAAGGACAACGCGTTCACAGTGGGAAAGGGGGATATCTCCACCAAGAAGGAGTTCGGCGATTTTCAGCTGCACGTGGAGTGGAGCGCCCCCGACGAGGTGAAAGGCGAGAGCCAGGGGCGCGGCAACAGCGGCATCTTTCTGCAGGACCGCTACGAGCTGCAGGTGCTCGACAACTACAAGAACCGCACCTACGCCAACGGCCAGGCTGGCAGCATCTACAAGCAGCACCGCCCGCTGGTGAACGCCATGCGCAAGCCCACTGAATGGAACACCTACGACATCATATATACAGCGCCCCGTTTCAAGGAAGACGGCTCGCTGTTTACGCCTGCCCAAGTTACGGTGCTCCACAACGGCGTGCTGGTGCAGAACGATGTGGATTTGAAAGGCCCGACAGAGTACATTGGTCTGCCTGAGTACAAAGCCCACGGAAAAGCGCCCATCACGCTGCAGGACCACGGAAACCCGGTGCAGTACCGCAACATCTGGATCAGAGAATTGTAG